One window of the Triticum dicoccoides isolate Atlit2015 ecotype Zavitan chromosome 3B, WEW_v2.0, whole genome shotgun sequence genome contains the following:
- the LOC119274850 gene encoding chaperone protein dnaJ 20, chloroplastic-like, with protein sequence MPHLAASPASAFAVAGFRPPPRAPTRARASATAGGAARTATAVQQQTQQPTFYDLLGISPEGSTFEDVRAAYRRMARKYHPDVSPPDATKEHTRRFIQVQEAYETLSDPSRRTSYDRALARGVCRLAFSPAARRHDASAFYHQEQEERSGWRTSWEGQISELKKRSTVKDAEENLSWGAQMRRRAEQL encoded by the exons ATGCCCCACCTCGCAGCGTCCCCCGCGTCCGCGTTCGCCGTCGCCGGGTTCCGGCCCCCACCCCGCGCGCCGACGCGGGCGCGGGCGTCTGCCACGGCCGGAGGAGCCGCGCGCACGGCCACGGCGGTGCAGCAGCAGACGCAGCAGCCGACGTTCTACGACCTGCTGGGGATCTCGCCGGAGGGGAGCACCTTCGAGGACGTGCGGGCGGCGTACCGGCGGATGGCGCGCAAGTACCACCCGGACGTGTCCCCGCCGGACGCCACCAAGGAGCACACGCGCCGCTTCATCCAGGTGCAGGAGGCCTACGAGACGCTCTCCGaccccagccgccgcaccagctacGACCGCGCCCTCGCCCGCGGCGTCTGCCGCCTCGCCTTCTCCCCCGCCGCGCGCCGCCACGACGCCTCCGCCTTCTACCACCAG GAGCAGGAAGAGAGGTCTGGATGGAGGACGTCCTGGGAAGGCCAAATATCCGAGCTGAAGAAGCGGAGCACGGTGAAGGACGCAGAAGAGAACCTATCCTGGGGAGCTCAGATGCGAAGAAGGGCTGAACAATTGTGA
- the LOC119274851 gene encoding uncharacterized protein LOC119274851 produces the protein MAAPKPIWVRQAEEAKLKSEADTTAAAKAAFDATFKALSATAHADQSPQDADPERHDRPSSPAEPAFRPAPESDSDDDDDRPRAPPGPVDPSKSSAAGPGIAGGSAGAPATFTVVGKDRDGRRVSVGGARVRVRICPAAGVGGDDLDGGVRDNGDGSYAVTYAVPKRGNYMVHIDLDGSPIMGSPFPVFFSAATAASAAAAFPTTSSAYPAASSAYPNMLNQTMPNMPNYAGSMPGSFPGLLGLIPGASSGASGGVVLPGVGSTLGEICREHINGKCTKGTDCKFSHPPQQLLMSVMAATTSMGALSHAPMAPSAAAMAAAQAIMAAQALQAHAAKMQADSKAAEQASSGMTEAEKAEALKKIVQISNLSPILTVETIKQLFGYCGKVVDCTITDSKHIAYVEYSKPEEATAALALSNVDVGGRPLNVEMAKSLPQKTSIANSNLPMMMQQAVQMQQMQFQQSLMMQTSIAAQQAAVRAATMKNATDAAAARAAEISRKLKAEGFGGETAEEKDAKEKSRSPSPPSRRSKSRSRSPIKYRRSRRDRSYSPPVRRSRDHRSRSPSRSHHSKYGSDRSYRDDRDKYSRSGRRESDRSRDHYSSSSRRNRSRSISPRSKKPSRADSRSPKRQREESLSPSKSRRSARAGSRSPRHHKGSKSSPTRDQRSSRRSRHSRSRSQERKHRSSDKKDVKKSEGQDDKKRSDRGTRGGKDERSVKDAVDKNADTSVVAHKRSSSVSEDELLDIDNGNHKKSRHDAAAAVEYDKRKNEDSIEDVDSPRSKSEKRSLGEDGDNIQKHDTSRSTKMKTDGKKYDKDDSSRKDRKYREDESRHSRDKSSRHSSSRSHRSSRHSGDKYHRDGTDQHESKKSEEGTRARKYNSLDDPLSSDKKNLHKGRSPDRMVNQSEAGSDSDGFKHGTEVRLRNASLEGADLVIQEDQQFADETGTDKCSADALLPASKQKTEEDMCSTVSDINGQHGLEGDGALGGTEESAM, from the exons ATGGCGGCGCCCAAGCCCATCTGGGTCCGCCAGGCCGAGGAGGCCAAGCTCAAGTCCGAGGCcgacaccaccgccgccgccaaggcCGCCTTCGACGCCACCTTCAAGGCCCTCTCCGCGACCGCCCATGCCGACCAGTCCCCCCAGGACGCCGACCCGGAGCGCCACGACAGGCCCTCCTCCCCCGCCGAGCCCGCCTTCCGCCCCGCCCCCGAATCCgactccgacgacgacgacgaccgccCCCGCGCCCCTCCCGGCCCCGTCGACCCCTCCAAGTCCTCCGCCGCGGGCCCCGGCATCGCCGGCGGCTCCGCGGGCGCGCCGGCCACCTTCACCGTCGTCGGGAAGGACCGCGACGGGCGCAGGGTCTCCGTAGGCGGCGCCCGCGTACGCGTCCGCATCTGCCCCGCGGCGGGCGTCGGTGGTGACGACCTAGATGGCGGCGTCAGGGACAACGGCGACGGATCCTACGCCGTCACCTACGCAGTCCCCAAGCGCGGCAACTACATGGTCCACATCGACCTCGACGGCTCGCCCATCATGGGGAGCCCCTTCCCCGTCTTCTTCAGTGCAGCCACCGCTGCCTCCGCCGCGGCAGCCTTCCCCACCACCTCGTCCGCCTACCCTGCTGCCTCGTCCGCGTACCCCAATATGCTCAACCAGACCATGCCCAACATGCCAAACTACGCGGGCTCCATGCCCGGTTCCTTCCCCGGCTTGCTCGGCCTCATCCCTGGTGCCTCCTCTGGCGCTTCTGGTGGTGTTGTCCTGCCAGGCGTTGGTTCCACGTTGGGTGAGATATGCCGGGAGCACATCAATGGGAAGTGCACCAAGGGAACGGACTGCAAGTTCAGCCACCCGCCACAGCAGCTGCTCATGTCTGTCATGGCTGCCACTACGTCCATGGGTGCGCTCAGCCATGCTCCCATGGCACCCTCCGCGGCAGCCATGGCAGCCGCTCAGGCTATCATGGCTGCTCAGGCGCTTCAGGCACATGCTGCTAAGATGCAAGCTGATTCCAAAGCTGCAGAGCAGGCTTCATCAG GTATGACGGAAGCCGAGAAAGCTGAGGCTCTGAAGAAAATTGTTCAGATTAGCAACCTGAGCCCAATTCTTACAGTGGAGACCATTAAGCAGCTATTTGGGTACTGTGGCAAAGTTGTTGATTGTACTATCACAGACTCGAAACATATTGCTTATGTGGAGTATTCCAAACCAGAAGAAGCAACCGCGGCATTGGCCCTCAGCAACGTGGATGTTGGTGGTCGCCCCTTGAATGTTGAGATGGCTAAATCTCTTCCTCAAAAAACTAGTATTGCAAATAGCAATTTACCTATGATGATGCAGCAAGCTGTTCAGATGCAGCAGATGCAATTCCAGCAGTCACTGATGATGCAGACGTCAATAGCCGCTCAGCAGGCCGCTGTACGTGCAGCCACCATGAAAAATGCCACTGATGCAGCAGCTGCACGGGCTGCTGAGATAAGCAGGAAGTTGAAAGCAGAGGGCTTTGGTGGGGAAACTGCGGAAGAAAAGGATGCCAAAGAGAAGTCGAG ATCGCCATCGCCCCCTTCTCGTAGATCCAAGTCTCGGTCAAGATCACCTATCAAGTACCGTCGGAGTAGGCGGGATCGCTCTTACTCTCCGCCAGTTAGACGCTCCCGGGATCACCGATCACGATCTCCGTCGAGATCTCACCACTCAAAGTATGGCAGTGACCGATCATATAGGGATGATAGGGACAAATATAGCAGGTCTGGGAGAAGAGAGAGTGACAGGTCTCGTGATCATTACTCATCTAGTTCAAGGAGGAACAGGAGCAGAAGTATAAGCCCGAGGTCTAAGAAGCCATCAAGAGCTGATTCTCGGTCACCGAAGCGGCAAAGGGAAGAAAGTTTAAGCCCATCAAAATCAAGAAGGTCAGCTCGTGCTGGCTCAAGGTCACCACGACATCATAAAGGAAGCAAGTCATCACCAACACGCGATCAGCGTTCTTCTCGTCGTAGCAGGCATTCAAGATCCAGATCTCAAGAGAGAAAGCATCGTAGCAGTGATAAGAAGGATGTAAAAAAATCTGAGGGGCAGGATGACAAAAAAAGATCTGATAGAGGTACTAGAGGTGGCAAAGATGAAAGGTCTGTAAAGGACGCAGTGGATAAGAATGCAGATACTTCTGTTGTTGCTCATAAGAGGAGTTCATCTGTATCTGAAGATGAATTGCTGGATATTGACAATGGCAATCACAAGAAATCTAGACATGATGCTGCTGCTGCCGTGGAGTATGACAAGAGGAAGAATGAAGACAGTATTGAGGATGTGGATTCTCCAAGGTCAAAATCTGAGAAGAGAAGTTTGGGAGAGGATGGTGATAATATTCAGAAACATGACACAAGTAGGAGTACGAAGATGAAGACAGATGGCAAGAAGTATGACAAAGACGATTCTTCTCGCAAGGACAGAAAATACAGAGAAGATGAATCAAGACATTCCAGAGATAAAAGTTCGCGTCATTCATCTTCACGGTCCCATAGAAGTTCAAGGCATTCCGGGGATAAATACCATAGGGATGGTACTGACCAGCATGAGTCGAAGAAATCAGAAGAGGGCACTCGAGCTAGGAAATACAATTCCCTTGATGATCCCTTGTCTTCAGATAAAAAGAACCTTCATAAAGGGAGGTCTCCTGATAGGATGGTTAATCAGTCGGAAGCTGGTTCAGACTCTGATGGCTTCAAGCATGGCACTGAAGTCAGGCTGCGAAATGCTTCATTAGAAGGAGCAGATCTGGTCATCCAGGAAGACCAGCAATTTGctgatgaaactggtacagataaaTGCTCAGCAGATGCTCTATTGCCTGCATCAAAGCAGAAAACCGAGGAAGATATGTGCTCTACTGTGTCTGACATTAATGGGCAACATGGACTTGAAGGAGATGGCGCTTTAGGGGGCACCGAAGAGTCTGCCATGTGA